Within the Thermosynechococcaceae cyanobacterium Okahandja genome, the region CTGTCCGCCGCAGAGGAGCCGTTGCTTCCACATGATGAATCATATCGAGAATGCCCCCTACCGCCGAAGAGGCAAGGGTACGAATTGGCCCTGCCGAAATGCCATTGACCCGCACCCCTTGCGCTCCTAACTCTGTCGCAAGATAGCGCACATTCATTTCCAAGGCTGCCTTGGCAATACCCATCACGTTATAGTTGGGCACTACCCGTACCCCTCCCAAATAGGTGAGGGTGACAATTGATCCACCATCGGTCATCAGTGGTTTTGCCGCCCGACTTAGGGCAATCAGAGAATAGGCACTAATATCTAGGGCAAGGTTAAACCCCTCCACCGACACTGCCGAAAACTCACCACTGAGATCCTCTTTTTGGGCAAAGGCTAAGCAGTGAATTAAGATATCAAGCCCTCCCCAAATGGCCTCCAGCGCCTGAAAAGCATCAGTTATCTGTTGGGGTTGCTGCACATCTAAGGGTAACAAGAGCTTTGGGGTAAGGGGGGCAGTCAGTTCCTCGACCTTCTGCTTCAACTTGCCCCGCTCGTCCGGCAGGTAGGTCACCGCCAATTCGGCACCCGCGGCATGGAGTTGTTGGGCAATGCCCCAAGCAATCGAGCGATTGTTGGCAATACCGGTAACAAGAGCGCGTTTTCCCGACAAGTCTAGGAGCATGATGTGCGGCCTTTAGTGATCATCCAAAACTTCATCCTAGCAGAGGGAGGAATACTTCTTTTGGAGAGACCTAGATGGGCCGGGCTGGATTCGAACCAGCGTAGGCGTAGCCAACGGATTTACAGTCCGCCCCCATTAACCACTCGGGCACCGACCCATTCATCGCAATCTCTAATCATAGCAGAGGTTGTGCCGGAAAAAATCCTTAAGAACGGCTAAAAATATCTCGCTCCAGAACGATCCATTTGACCTAAGATGGGGGAAACTTCAACGATCCCCTTGATCTCCTGCGGTTGTCCCCCAGCATATTGGTAGGCAAACTCCCTATGGCAATTGGTTATTTAGCACTGGTTCTGCACGCTCACCTGCCCTTTGTGCGGCATCCTGAGAGTGACTATGTTTTAGAGGAAGAATGGCTCTTTGAAGCCATCACCGAGACCTACGTTCCCCTACTGTGGATGTTTGAGGGTCTGAAGCGGGATGGTGTAGATTTCAAAATCACCATGAGCATGACCCCGCCGCTCATCTCGATGTTGCGGG harbors:
- the fabI gene encoding enoyl-ACP reductase FabI, whose protein sequence is MLLDLSGKRALVTGIANNRSIAWGIAQQLHAAGAELAVTYLPDERGKLKQKVEELTAPLTPKLLLPLDVQQPQQITDAFQALEAIWGGLDILIHCLAFAQKEDLSGEFSAVSVEGFNLALDISAYSLIALSRAAKPLMTDGGSIVTLTYLGGVRVVPNYNVMGIAKAALEMNVRYLATELGAQGVRVNGISAGPIRTLASSAVGGILDMIHHVEATAPLRRTVTQTEVGNTAAFLASDLASGITGQILYVDAGYCIMGM